A window of Diospyros lotus cultivar Yz01 chromosome 14, ASM1463336v1, whole genome shotgun sequence contains these coding sequences:
- the LOC127789957 gene encoding tropinone reductase homolog isoform X1: protein MEIGVRDERWSLKGTTALVTGGTRGMGHAIVEELARFGAAVHLCSRNQAELEECLRKWRSEGLRVTGSVCDVMSRTQREKLMEEVSHVFAGKLNILVNNAGTIIIKEATDFTAEDYAIVMGTNFEASYHFSQLAHPLLKASGNGNVVFNSSIGGFIALPQSSIYAASKGAMNQLTKNLACEWAKDNIRVNSVAPGVIKTSLVDKALEEPLVRRVGLGRAGEASEVSSVVAFLCLPAASYITGQVIAVDGGLSVKGY, encoded by the exons ATGGAAATTGGCGTCCGAGATGAAAGGTGGTCTTTGAAGGGAACCACCGCCCTGGTCACAGGCGGCACCCGAGGCATGGG GCATGCGATTGTGGAAGAACTGGCCAGATTTGGAGCCGCAGTTCATCTGTGCTCGAGAAATCAGGCGGAGCTTGAAGAATGCTTGCGAAAATGGAGAAGCGAAGGCCTCAGGGTCACAGGCTCTGTCTGCGACGTGATGTCGAGAACACAGCGAGAGAAGCTCATGGAAGAAGTCTCCCATGTCTTCGCCGGAAAGCTCAACATTCTT GTAAACAACGCTGGAaccataataataaaagaagccACAGACTTCACAGCTGAGGATTACGCCATTGTAATGGGAACCAATTTTGAGGCTTCTTACCATTTTTCCCAGCTCGCACACCCACTCTTGAAGGCTTCTGGAAACGGAAACGTTGTCTTTAACTCATCTATCGGCGGTTTCATTGCTTTACCACAAAGCTCTATTTACGCAGCTTCAAAAG gAGCAATGAATCAATTGACAAAGAACTTGGCTTGCGAGTGGGCAAAAGACAATATTCGTGTAAACTCAGTCGCTCCAGGAGTCATTAAGACCTCACTTGTGGATAAAGCATTA GAAGAGCCCCTTGTACGTAGAGTTGGATTGGGACGAGCAGGAGAGGCAAGCGAGGTGTCATCAGTTGTTGCATTTCTTTGCCTTCCAGCGGCTTCATATATCACAGGGCAAGTCATTGCCGTTGATGGTGGCCTTAGTGTGAAAGGTTACTGA
- the LOC127789957 gene encoding tropinone reductase homolog isoform X2 yields MEIGVRDERWSLKGTTALVTGGTRGMGHAIVEELARFGAAVHLCSRNQAELEECLRKWRSEGLRVTGSVCDVMSRTQREKLMEEVSHVFAGKLNILVNNAGTIIIKEATDFTAEDYAIVMGTNFEASYHFSQLAHPLLKASGNGNVVFNSSIGGFIALPQSSIYAASKGRAPCT; encoded by the exons ATGGAAATTGGCGTCCGAGATGAAAGGTGGTCTTTGAAGGGAACCACCGCCCTGGTCACAGGCGGCACCCGAGGCATGGG GCATGCGATTGTGGAAGAACTGGCCAGATTTGGAGCCGCAGTTCATCTGTGCTCGAGAAATCAGGCGGAGCTTGAAGAATGCTTGCGAAAATGGAGAAGCGAAGGCCTCAGGGTCACAGGCTCTGTCTGCGACGTGATGTCGAGAACACAGCGAGAGAAGCTCATGGAAGAAGTCTCCCATGTCTTCGCCGGAAAGCTCAACATTCTT GTAAACAACGCTGGAaccataataataaaagaagccACAGACTTCACAGCTGAGGATTACGCCATTGTAATGGGAACCAATTTTGAGGCTTCTTACCATTTTTCCCAGCTCGCACACCCACTCTTGAAGGCTTCTGGAAACGGAAACGTTGTCTTTAACTCATCTATCGGCGGTTTCATTGCTTTACCACAAAGCTCTATTTACGCAGCTTCAAAAG GAAGAGCCCCTTGTACGTAG
- the LOC127789954 gene encoding tropinone reductase homolog, whose protein sequence is MTTEQMSLRDKRWSLEGMTALVTGGTRGIGHAIVEELVGFGASVHTCSRNHKELKERLQEWETKGYKVSGSVCDLSSRDQQEELMKAVSSAFDGKLNILVNNAAISLLKHATDITAEDFSSLMRTNLEAPYHLCQLAHPLLKASGTASIVFISSMAGVVALPAISAYAATKGAINQLTKNLACEWAKDNIRVNAVAPGGVRTTILKPEDISPDIATSFIQVTQRVPLRPMAEPNEISPMVAFLCLPAASFLTGQVICIDGGYTAGGFKVSDT, encoded by the exons ATGACAACTGAACAAATGAGTTTGAGAGACAAGAGATGGTCTCTAGAGGGAATGACAGCTCTTGTCACTGGTGGAACCAGAGGCATAGG GCATGCCATAGTAGAGGAACTAGTAGGATTTGGAGCCTCTGTGCATACATGCTCAAGGAACCACAAAGAGCTCAAGGAAAGGTTGCAAGAATGGGAAACAAAAGGATATAAAGTAAGTGGTTCTGTTTGTGACTTGTCGTCGAGAGATCAACAAGAAGAGCTGATGAAGGCTGTGTCTTCTGCCTTTGATGGCAAACTAAACATCCTT GTGAACAATGCTGCAATAAGTCTTCTCAAGCATGCCACAGACATCACTGCAGAAGATTTCTCAAGCTTAATGAGAACCAATCTTGAGGCCCCTTATCATCTGTGTCAACTCGCCCATCCCCTCTTGAAAGCCTCTGGAACAGCCAGCATcgtcttcatttcttccatggCTGGCGTCGTAGCTCTACCTGCTATTTCAGCTTACGCCGCGACTAAAG gTGCAATCAATCAGCTAACTAAGAACTTGGCGTGTGAATGGGCAAAGGACAATATCCGTGTCAATGCTGTGGCACCTGGGGGAGTGCGAACCACAATTCTGAAACCT GAGGACATTTCGCCAGACATTGCCACTTCATTCATACAAGTAACGCAGCGGGTACCTCTCCGCCCCATGGCAGAGCCTAATGAGATTTCTCCAATGGTGGCATTCCTCTGCCTTCCGGCGGCTTCTTTCCTTACCGGGCAGGTTATCTGCATCGACGGCGGATATACTGCGGGCGGGTTCAAGGTTTCGGACACTTAA
- the LOC127790426 gene encoding zinc finger protein 10-like produces the protein MGQARYWMWPKQKHCLSSSHHLQASTNPSYGDSWEEQAFAEDAAGPLGGCIWPPRSYSCSFCRREFRSAQALGGHMNVHRRDRARLKQSPTLNNEIVQPDNHNHHNPILNPCPSQICTVVYNPNPDSDRVVFAAASRVSPPSEKNFVPLFSSSMLKEDHQKPNLFTPPSWLNIVNHRCFDVSDPNTDDKDPKFLGSNISARDDNVTEDLSISLNLVVRRTCPGKDEAMSCKRRRIESSHVDHLQSDVTDELSSSSIAGLDLELRLGDRPEVK, from the coding sequence ATGGGGCAAGCCCGGTATTGGATGTGGCCGAAGCAAAAACATTGCCTGAGCAGCTCTCATCATCTTCAAGCCTCAACCAACCCTTCGTATGGCGATTCCTGGGAAGAACAAGCGTTTGCAGAAGATGCAGCCGGGCCGTTGGGAGGCTGTATATGGCCTCCAAGATCTTATTCTTGCAGCTTTTGTAGAAGAGAATTTAGGTCTGCTCAAGCTCTAGGGGGTCACATGAATGTCCACAGGAGGGATAGAGCAAGGCTAAAGCAATCTCCAACTCTGAATAATGAAATTGTTCAACCCGACAATCATAATCATCACAACCCTATTCTGAATCCTTGCCCTTCTCAGATCTGCACCGTGGTTTACAACCCTAACCCTGATTCTGATCGTGTTGTATTTGCAGCAGCTTCTAGGGTTTCGCCTCCCTCTGAGAAGAATTTTgttcctctattttcttcttcgaTGCTCAAAGAAGATCACCAGAAACCCAACTTATTTACCCCTCCATCATGGTTAAACATAGTCAACCATAGGTGTTTTGATGTCTCTGATCCAAACACTGATGACAAGGACCCAAAATTCCTAGGTTCAAACATTAGTGCTAGGGATGACAATGTCACGGAGGATTTGTCTATAAGCTTGAATTTGGTTGTCCGTCGAACTTGCCCTGGGAAGGACGAAGCTATGAGTTGCAAGAGACGTCGAATTGAATCGAGCCATGTAGATCATCTTCAATCAGACGTAACTGATGAACTTAGCTCTAGCTCCATAGCAGGCTTGGATCTTGAGCTAAGACTTGGCGACCGGCCTGAGGTAAAGTAG